The proteins below come from a single Salinilacihabitans rarus genomic window:
- a CDS encoding radical SAM/SPASM domain-containing protein: protein MIDLTRLVHGIDNRPERTRYERSRSRDGGTVPVVVWNTTPACNLTCEHCYFGAVDRRSDEELSTAEAKRFIDDLAEAGVPVLVFSGGEPFVRDDLAELVAHADERGLRTIASSNGTFLTPERARAVADAGMAYVGVSLDGVGETHDRFRGLEGSFERAVEGLSNAQAAGMNTGVRSTMTADTIDDLPDVVDLAVDLGVDRVNVFHLIYTGRGGAITDRDLSFAETRRMVDYLFERTVELAETNPEMQILSAGNYADAVYLYRKIESELPERADRARRLLLDDGPGRVVKKGDGGPKVVDVDHRGDVHPSMFLPEITLGNVRERPLDRILADSDRWDRLANPSAHLTGRCGRCPYREVCGGNSRARAYAVHDDLWAEDPRCYLTDEELGLEEGSTRAPIDAEVEATVDGA, encoded by the coding sequence ATGATCGACCTCACCAGACTCGTCCACGGGATCGACAACCGCCCGGAGCGGACGCGGTACGAACGGTCGCGCTCGCGCGACGGCGGGACGGTGCCCGTCGTTGTCTGGAACACCACGCCGGCGTGTAACCTCACCTGCGAACACTGCTACTTCGGCGCCGTCGACCGCCGCTCCGACGAGGAACTCTCGACGGCCGAGGCAAAGCGGTTCATCGACGACCTCGCCGAGGCGGGGGTCCCGGTGCTCGTCTTCAGCGGCGGCGAGCCGTTCGTCCGCGACGACCTCGCGGAACTGGTCGCCCACGCCGACGAGCGGGGACTGCGGACCATCGCCTCGAGCAACGGCACGTTCCTGACCCCGGAGCGCGCCCGCGCGGTCGCCGACGCCGGGATGGCCTACGTCGGCGTCTCGCTCGACGGCGTCGGCGAGACCCACGACCGGTTCCGCGGGCTCGAGGGGTCGTTCGAGCGCGCGGTCGAGGGGCTGTCCAACGCCCAGGCGGCCGGGATGAACACCGGCGTCCGGAGCACGATGACCGCGGACACGATCGACGACCTGCCGGACGTCGTCGACCTCGCCGTCGACCTCGGCGTCGACCGGGTGAACGTCTTCCACCTGATCTACACGGGCCGGGGCGGCGCGATCACCGACCGCGACCTGTCGTTCGCGGAGACGCGCCGGATGGTCGACTACCTCTTCGAGCGGACCGTCGAACTGGCCGAGACGAACCCGGAGATGCAGATCCTCTCGGCGGGCAACTACGCCGACGCGGTCTACCTCTACCGGAAGATCGAGTCGGAACTGCCCGAGCGCGCCGACCGGGCCCGGCGGTTGCTGCTCGACGACGGCCCCGGCAGGGTCGTCAAGAAGGGCGACGGCGGGCCGAAGGTGGTCGACGTCGACCACCGCGGCGACGTCCACCCGAGCATGTTCCTCCCCGAGATCACCCTCGGGAACGTCCGGGAGCGGCCGCTCGACCGGATCCTCGCGGACAGCGACCGCTGGGACCGCCTCGCGAACCCGTCGGCTCACCTGACGGGCCGGTGCGGGCGCTGTCCGTACAGGGAGGTCTGTGGCGGCAACTCCCGGGCGCGGGCGTACGCCGTCCACGACGACCTCTGGGCCGAGGACCCGCGGTGTTACCTCACCGACGAGGAACTCGGACTGGAGGAGGGGTCGACGCGCGCGCCGATCGACGCGGAGGTCGAAGCGACCGTCGACGGCGCGTAG
- a CDS encoding YncE family protein: MTRPTPPPTERTALVKNAGSEHFSVVDLDAREEVGRVGDGTYPHTAAFHPDGRHAYLLYITSAHLEVVDLERLETVGRVDDLGTASVGSALTDDGRRLFVGTAGALPDDDEPGVMAFRVPEGRPVPERIGTRALGKCAGMCLGPDGRLYVAVKSRGELVALSPTAELAEGTRYAVGERPHDVYPVPGTDLVAVNNAGESFTTFVDVGTKRVAAQVPTGENPHGIAFADGPDGRRAYVPARDDDRLTAVDLDAVEAGENDAAAFVDVGTTTGFAATTPDGRYVLVDSYDESHVTVVDAASRSVVGRVDVGGQPMHLVVSPDGDACFVGNMDRPCVTVLDLSPLRSDRPADVTVADRIEGLGDLPSGIFTPPT, encoded by the coding sequence ATGACGCGACCGACACCGCCACCGACGGAGCGAACGGCGCTCGTCAAGAACGCCGGCAGCGAGCACTTCAGCGTCGTCGACCTCGACGCGCGCGAGGAGGTGGGTCGCGTCGGCGACGGAACGTACCCCCACACGGCGGCGTTCCACCCGGACGGCCGCCACGCGTACCTGCTGTACATCACGAGCGCCCACCTCGAAGTCGTCGACCTCGAACGCCTGGAGACGGTCGGGCGCGTCGACGACCTCGGGACCGCGAGCGTCGGCTCCGCGCTGACCGACGACGGCCGGCGCCTGTTCGTCGGGACCGCCGGGGCGCTGCCGGACGACGACGAGCCGGGGGTGATGGCGTTCCGCGTCCCCGAGGGGCGGCCGGTACCCGAGCGGATCGGGACCCGCGCGCTCGGCAAGTGCGCCGGGATGTGCCTCGGCCCGGACGGTCGGCTGTACGTCGCCGTCAAGAGCCGGGGCGAACTGGTCGCGCTGTCGCCGACGGCCGAGTTGGCCGAGGGGACGCGGTACGCCGTCGGCGAGCGACCCCACGACGTGTACCCGGTGCCGGGGACGGACCTCGTCGCCGTCAACAACGCCGGGGAGTCGTTCACGACGTTCGTCGACGTCGGGACGAAGCGGGTCGCGGCCCAGGTACCGACCGGCGAGAACCCACACGGGATCGCGTTCGCCGACGGTCCGGACGGGCGACGCGCCTACGTTCCCGCGCGGGACGACGACCGGCTGACGGCGGTCGACCTCGACGCGGTCGAGGCCGGCGAGAACGACGCCGCCGCGTTCGTCGACGTCGGAACGACGACCGGCTTCGCCGCGACCACGCCCGACGGCCGGTACGTCCTCGTCGACTCCTACGACGAGTCCCACGTGACGGTCGTCGACGCGGCGTCGCGCTCGGTCGTCGGCCGGGTCGACGTCGGCGGCCAGCCGATGCACCTCGTCGTCTCGCCCGACGGCGACGCCTGCTTCGTCGGCAACATGGATCGCCCGTGCGTGACCGTCCTCGACCTCTCGCCGCTCCGGTCGGACCGGCCGGCGGACGTGACGGTCGCGGACCGAATCGAGGGGCTCGGCGACCTGCCGAGCGGCATCTTTACCCCACCGACATGA